A window from Pseudomonas kribbensis encodes these proteins:
- a CDS encoding SDR family oxidoreductase — MLDALDFRGKVVLVTGGGKGAGRGISQRFLDGGAEVVICGREAPDSLPFGAGREAVFLPCDLRDVEQSGRLIDAIVERFGRLDVLVNNAGGSPNADAASASPRFSEAIIRLNLLAPLNLCQQANRVMQMQDNGGAIINICSVSAVRPSPGTAAYGAAKAGLLNLTRSLAVEWAPKVRVNAVTAGLILTEQAALHYGDQAGIARVAATIPLQRLAAPEDIGDTCLYLASPLARYVSGADITVHGGGERPAFLDAAQSH, encoded by the coding sequence ATGCTGGATGCGCTGGATTTTCGCGGCAAAGTGGTGCTGGTCACCGGAGGTGGCAAAGGGGCTGGTCGGGGTATCAGTCAGCGGTTTCTCGATGGCGGTGCCGAGGTGGTGATCTGCGGGCGTGAGGCGCCGGATTCACTGCCTTTTGGCGCAGGACGCGAGGCAGTGTTCCTGCCGTGCGATCTGCGTGACGTAGAGCAATCCGGGCGGTTGATCGACGCCATCGTCGAGCGTTTTGGCCGGCTCGACGTGCTGGTCAACAATGCCGGCGGCTCGCCGAATGCCGACGCCGCCAGCGCCTCGCCGCGTTTCAGCGAAGCGATCATTCGCCTGAACCTGCTGGCCCCGCTGAATCTCTGTCAGCAGGCCAATCGGGTGATGCAGATGCAGGACAACGGCGGTGCAATCATCAATATCTGTAGCGTCAGCGCGGTTCGTCCTTCACCGGGCACGGCGGCTTATGGCGCGGCCAAGGCTGGATTGCTCAACCTGACTCGCTCGCTGGCCGTGGAATGGGCACCGAAGGTGCGGGTCAACGCGGTCACGGCCGGGTTGATCCTTACCGAACAGGCCGCCCTGCATTACGGCGATCAGGCCGGTATTGCCCGTGTGGCTGCAACCATTCCGCTGCAACGCCTGGCGGCGCCGGAAGACATCGGCGATACCTGCCTGTACCTCGCCTCCCCTCTGGCGCGTTATGTCAGCGGCGCGGACATCACCGTGCATGGTGGTGGCGAACGCCCGGCGTTTCTCGACGCTGCCCAGTCCCATTGA
- a CDS encoding alpha/beta fold hydrolase produces the protein MSAMAQGHFVTLPQGLRLHYLDIGGEGTGSAETVVFIHGSGPGASGHSNFKQNYPLFVTAGYRVIVPDLPGYGASDKPDTLYTLDFFVSALSGLLDALDIQRCILVGNSLGGAIAIKLALDQPQRVSRLVLMAPGGLMEKEQYYLQMEGIQKMGAAFARGELHDADGMRRLLTLQLFDESLISSETVNERVAVVREQPVCVLSTMQVPNMTERLKELQCPILGFWGMDDKFCPVSGAQTMMQHCRNIRFVLLSECGHWVMVEYRELFNRECLFFFQEGQR, from the coding sequence ATGAGCGCAATGGCGCAAGGGCACTTCGTTACGCTGCCGCAGGGGTTGCGGCTGCATTATCTGGATATCGGCGGGGAGGGCACCGGCAGCGCCGAGACGGTGGTGTTCATTCACGGCAGCGGGCCCGGTGCCAGCGGCCACAGCAATTTCAAACAGAACTACCCGTTGTTCGTCACCGCCGGTTACCGCGTGATCGTGCCCGACCTGCCGGGTTATGGCGCGTCCGACAAGCCGGACACCCTTTACACCCTGGACTTTTTCGTCAGCGCCCTGAGCGGGCTGCTCGATGCCCTGGATATTCAGCGCTGCATTCTGGTGGGCAACTCCCTGGGCGGCGCCATCGCCATCAAACTGGCCCTGGACCAGCCGCAGCGGGTCAGCCGACTGGTGCTGATGGCGCCGGGCGGGTTGATGGAAAAGGAGCAGTATTACCTGCAAATGGAAGGCATCCAGAAAATGGGCGCCGCGTTTGCCCGAGGTGAATTGCACGACGCCGATGGCATGCGCCGTTTACTGACCCTGCAATTGTTCGACGAGTCGTTGATCAGTTCTGAAACGGTCAACGAACGGGTCGCCGTGGTGCGCGAGCAACCGGTCTGCGTGCTGTCGACCATGCAAGTGCCGAACATGACCGAACGCCTCAAGGAATTGCAGTGCCCGATCCTCGGGTTCTGGGGCATGGACGACAAGTTCTGTCCGGTGTCGGGTGCGCAAACGATGATGCAGCACTGCCGGAACATCCGGTTTGTGCTGCTCAGCGAATGCGGGCATTGGGTGATGGTCGAGTACCGCGAGCTGTTCAATCGCGAGTGTCTGTTCTTCTTCCAGGAAGGCCAGCGATGA